The following are encoded in a window of Streptomyces sp. 11x1 genomic DNA:
- a CDS encoding CGNR zinc finger domain-containing protein, with product MEYSISGDARLALDLALTVRHDGSGGVADDLTDVMGLATWVRAHTDDLPAAFGPDVDEATLTSVRDLRAAVRALFARAVAPGEPSPADATRLLPVPEALARLNEAAALTPTVPVLAWGPGVDPVVHHRPATGEDPLTAALARAALAFLASPERQRLRACHAPRCVRYFLKEHPRQEWCKPACGNRARVARHHDRHRKTSA from the coding sequence ATGGAGTACTCGATCAGCGGGGACGCGCGGCTCGCCCTGGACCTCGCCCTCACCGTCCGCCACGACGGCAGCGGCGGTGTCGCCGACGACCTGACCGATGTCATGGGACTCGCCACCTGGGTCCGCGCCCACACGGACGACCTCCCGGCGGCCTTCGGCCCGGACGTCGACGAGGCCACGCTCACCTCCGTACGCGACCTCCGCGCCGCCGTCCGCGCCCTCTTCGCCCGCGCCGTCGCCCCCGGCGAGCCCAGCCCAGCCGACGCCACCCGTCTGCTGCCCGTCCCCGAGGCCCTGGCGCGTCTCAACGAGGCCGCCGCCCTCACCCCGACCGTCCCGGTCCTAGCCTGGGGCCCCGGTGTCGACCCCGTCGTGCACCACCGGCCCGCCACCGGCGAGGACCCGCTCACCGCCGCCCTCGCCCGCGCCGCGCTCGCCTTCCTCGCGAGCCCCGAACGACAACGGCTGCGCGCCTGTCACGCACCGCGCTGCGTGCGCTACTTCCTCAAGGAGCACCCCCGCCAGGAGTGGTGCAAACCCGCCTGCGGCAACCGGGCCCGGGTGGCCCGCCACCACGACCGCCACAGGAAGACCTCGGCCTGA
- a CDS encoding N-acetylmuramoyl-L-alanine amidase, whose protein sequence is MRGSPTDRRPTPRPRRVRRAALATAPAVLLLPLLGAAPPESGFSASGGLQGAFTAAAERYGVPRSVLLGVSYLQSRWDEHGGAPSVTGGYGPMHLTDARTALAEAPHHGEGTEDARGDESRPLTVPEAKLPQPAELPARLRTLTRAAELTGLPARKLRTDAEANVAGGAALLAAAQRQLGAEPSADPADWYGAVARFSGADDRATAAAYANEVFAVIRAGAERVTDAGQRVALAADPDLAPDTGQLSRSGLRAAAAGAECPTTVACEWIPAPYQEFGDNDYGNHDLADRPNSQPIRYIVVHDTEGYWDTTLELVQDPTYVSWQYSLRSTDGHIAQHIKHKDVAWHAGNWYVNAGSIGLEHEGFLASPDAWYTEAMYRSSARLVRYLADRYGIPLDRQHILGHDTVPGPTTATIPGMHTDPGPYWDWRHYFELLGKPLGATSGADSTMVTILPDYAANRPVFTGCGSGGATCAVHGSSAVRLYSRPDVTSPLIKDIGLRPDGSGSTTNVNDLGSRVSTGQQYAVAERQGDWTAIWFLGQKAWFQNPPGKPTAVGATGLVVTPRDGLADIPVYGRAYPEASAYPAGVPAQAVSPWPYKLLKGQKYVTGGLVPGEYYYAVTFDTSGHRVVVGKDLYYEIQFGHRVAFVKAADVRVLPAG, encoded by the coding sequence TTGCGAGGATCCCCCACCGACCGCAGGCCCACCCCCCGTCCCAGACGTGTCCGCCGAGCGGCGCTCGCCACGGCTCCCGCCGTCCTGCTGCTGCCCCTGCTGGGCGCGGCCCCGCCGGAGAGCGGTTTCTCGGCCTCCGGCGGTCTGCAGGGCGCGTTCACCGCCGCGGCCGAGAGGTACGGCGTACCGCGCAGCGTCCTGCTCGGCGTCTCGTATCTCCAGTCCCGTTGGGACGAGCACGGCGGCGCGCCCAGCGTGACCGGCGGCTACGGGCCCATGCATCTCACCGACGCGCGCACGGCCCTGGCCGAGGCCCCGCACCACGGCGAGGGCACGGAGGACGCGCGCGGCGACGAGTCGCGCCCGCTGACCGTGCCGGAGGCGAAACTGCCGCAGCCCGCCGAACTCCCGGCCCGGCTACGGACGTTGACGAGGGCGGCCGAGCTGACCGGCCTGCCCGCGCGGAAGCTGCGCACGGACGCCGAGGCGAACGTGGCGGGCGGTGCAGCGCTGCTCGCCGCCGCCCAGCGGCAGCTCGGCGCGGAACCGAGCGCCGATCCCGCGGACTGGTACGGGGCGGTGGCGCGCTTCTCGGGGGCCGACGACCGGGCCACGGCGGCGGCGTACGCGAACGAGGTGTTCGCGGTCATCCGTGCCGGCGCGGAGCGCGTCACGGACGCCGGTCAGCGGGTGGCCCTGGCGGCCGACCCGGACCTCGCGCCCGACACCGGGCAGCTGTCCCGGTCCGGACTGCGCGCGGCGGCCGCCGGGGCGGAGTGCCCGACCACGGTGGCCTGTGAGTGGATCCCGGCGCCGTACCAGGAGTTCGGCGACAACGACTACGGCAACCACGACCTGGCCGACCGGCCGAACTCCCAGCCCATCCGGTACATCGTCGTCCACGACACCGAGGGCTACTGGGACACCACTCTGGAACTGGTCCAGGACCCGACGTACGTGTCGTGGCAGTATTCGCTGCGCTCCACGGACGGGCACATCGCGCAGCACATCAAGCACAAGGACGTGGCCTGGCACGCCGGCAACTGGTACGTCAACGCGGGCTCGATCGGTCTGGAGCACGAGGGGTTCCTCGCCTCGCCGGACGCCTGGTACACGGAGGCGATGTACCGGTCGTCGGCGCGGCTGGTGAGGTACCTGGCCGACAGATACGGCATCCCGTTGGACCGGCAGCACATCCTGGGCCATGACACCGTGCCGGGTCCGACGACGGCGACGATCCCGGGGATGCACACCGACCCGGGTCCGTACTGGGACTGGCGGCACTACTTCGAGCTGCTGGGCAAGCCGCTCGGAGCGACGTCCGGCGCCGACAGCACCATGGTCACGATCCTCCCGGACTACGCCGCCAACCGGCCCGTGTTCACCGGCTGCGGGTCCGGCGGCGCGACCTGCGCGGTGCACGGCTCCAGCGCCGTACGCCTCTACAGCCGCCCCGACGTGACCTCACCCCTGATCAAGGACATCGGGCTGCGGCCGGACGGCAGCGGTTCGACGACCAATGTGAACGACCTCGGGTCCCGGGTCTCCACCGGGCAGCAGTACGCGGTGGCGGAGCGGCAGGGCGACTGGACGGCGATCTGGTTCCTGGGGCAGAAGGCCTGGTTCCAGAACCCGCCGGGCAAGCCGACGGCGGTCGGCGCCACCGGGCTGGTCGTGACGCCCCGGGACGGCCTGGCGGACATCCCGGTGTACGGCCGCGCCTACCCGGAGGCGTCCGCCTATCCGGCGGGGGTGCCCGCGCAGGCGGTGTCCCCGTGGCCGTACAAGCTCCTCAAGGGGCAGAAGTACGTCACCGGGGGCCTGGTGCCGGGCGAGTACTACTACGCCGTCACCTTCGACACGAGCGGACACCGGGTCGTGGTCGGCAAGGACCTCTACTACGAGATCCAGTTCGGCCACCGGGTGGCGTTCGTCAAGGCGGCGGATGTGCGGGTACTGCCGGCCGGGTGA
- a CDS encoding aminoglycoside phosphotransferase family protein has product MYAASSSVSAPPRSLHPRQPGSGGPYLDPTRTAAPVLGGRARRVPGLGTQPLSGRLDLSGPQGAQLRTAIASVHRICPEFTPVQVLRRSGRSVLLVGTTGRSTAVAKCLLDHSSIWEDRLRHEIAAYRSFVRHRPPVRAPRLIAADPDNCTLVIERMPGRVAALQRHPVEAPPRADIRAALGAICRLNAWRPPVGTFDAPLDYAERISRFHELGLLTDRDMGDLQKLLHGIAHASGRQGMGQFCHGDALLSNILLSPAGPVLVDWEHAGWYLPGYDLATLWAVLGDAPVARRQISQLAQSAGPASRDAFLVNLMLVLTREIRTYETAVQRSMHDSTPAAPGQAHPAAAPSGEEQRLLLRRLHDDCQLARKAVRAAVGTR; this is encoded by the coding sequence ATGTACGCAGCATCGTCCTCCGTGTCCGCTCCTCCCCGGTCGCTGCACCCCCGTCAGCCGGGCAGCGGCGGCCCCTACCTCGACCCCACGCGTACGGCGGCCCCGGTGCTCGGCGGCCGGGCGCGGCGCGTGCCCGGGCTCGGCACCCAACCGCTCAGCGGGAGACTCGACTTGTCCGGCCCTCAGGGCGCGCAGCTGCGCACGGCGATCGCCTCGGTGCACCGCATCTGTCCGGAGTTCACTCCGGTCCAGGTGCTGCGCCGCAGCGGCCGCTCGGTGCTGCTCGTCGGTACCACCGGGCGAAGTACGGCCGTCGCCAAGTGTTTACTGGATCATTCCTCCATCTGGGAGGACCGGCTCCGGCACGAAATAGCCGCATACCGCTCGTTCGTCCGGCACCGCCCCCCCGTGCGGGCGCCGAGGCTGATCGCGGCGGACCCGGACAACTGCACCTTGGTCATCGAGCGGATGCCGGGCCGGGTGGCGGCCCTGCAACGGCACCCGGTGGAGGCGCCGCCGCGCGCCGACATCCGGGCGGCGCTCGGCGCGATCTGCCGGCTGAACGCGTGGCGACCGCCGGTGGGGACGTTCGACGCCCCGCTGGACTACGCGGAGCGGATCTCCCGCTTCCATGAGCTGGGCCTGCTCACCGACCGGGACATGGGCGATCTGCAGAAGCTGCTGCACGGCATCGCGCACGCGTCCGGCCGTCAGGGCATGGGCCAGTTCTGTCACGGCGACGCCCTCCTGTCGAACATCCTGCTCTCACCGGCCGGTCCAGTGCTGGTGGACTGGGAGCACGCGGGCTGGTACCTGCCGGGGTACGACCTGGCGACGCTGTGGGCGGTGCTCGGGGACGCACCGGTGGCACGGCGGCAGATCAGCCAGCTGGCGCAGTCGGCGGGCCCGGCATCCCGGGACGCGTTCCTGGTGAACCTGATGCTCGTACTGACCCGTGAGATCCGTACCTACGAGACAGCCGTGCAGCGTTCGATGCACGACTCGACCCCGGCGGCACCGGGTCAGGCCCACCCGGCTGCTGCGCCGTCCGGCGAGGAACAGCGGCTGCTGCTCAGGCGGCTGCACGACGACTGCCAGCTGGCCCGCAAGGCCGTACGGGCGGCGGTCGGCACTCGCTGA